A window from Thermoanaerobaculales bacterium encodes these proteins:
- a CDS encoding CHRD domain-containing protein, with protein MRANRRVGSIPVGLILAVGCLAAGTAAAQTPWFAAHLAGSREVGGGDADGWGLGVVGLGADTVTYHLWVTDISQPTASHIHAASAGQDGGVVVNFAPVFAEVAPGTYVASGTVAAAPETIAAIRDNPAGFYVNVHNADHPGGAVRGQVLGDGPSRRAIAGTMRGFRQVDDAGDPDGEGFGAVVFDDHAAHYFLAVANVDAPSAAHIHAGTADQNRPIAIGFDAQFEGGIAVGSVAVDEEIEAAILARPEDYYLNVHSPDYPNGAVRGQLRATESLLILPVASRVMGQAGSNWRTDLRVFNLADEDASVWAEWYPSSAGGMTGPDVTVELGVGGASTAVIDDSVATLFGADGNGAMRLLAPESLAAASRIFNDQRGNPQIGGTFGQYAPAVRPDELRGSGALLLGASRPASSGEGWRSNVGYFNPSPVEVAATFSVWSVDGRLLGANDLILAPYANEVRGVFQLVPSVPQSERTRDDLVVTFTAARPIAAYMSVVDNVTNDAVYVSPAPAPSVIIGARGGPPVNRPPEGTIVQPAGSVTINEDDSVVFTGSATDPDGDTMTYLWDFGDDVSSTELSPGPHTYTASGTYTVTFTVTDSQGLADPSPDTRTVVVEGGGGGATFSQVQSQIFTASCAFAGCHGGSSPAQGMNLSAGAAYGNIVNVPSNERPTLDRIEPNSPAASYLFLKVTGDPSIAGSRMPLGGPPLSATLIDLLRDWIERGAPDD; from the coding sequence ATGCGCGCGAACAGACGAGTCGGGTCGATTCCGGTCGGGCTGATCTTGGCGGTCGGCTGCCTGGCGGCGGGGACCGCCGCGGCGCAGACCCCGTGGTTCGCGGCCCACCTCGCGGGCAGTCGGGAGGTCGGCGGCGGTGACGCCGACGGCTGGGGGCTGGGGGTTGTGGGCCTGGGCGCTGACACGGTCACCTACCACCTGTGGGTGACCGACATCAGCCAGCCCACCGCGTCCCACATCCACGCCGCCTCGGCCGGGCAGGACGGCGGCGTGGTCGTCAACTTCGCCCCGGTCTTTGCCGAGGTCGCCCCTGGCACCTATGTCGCCTCCGGCACCGTGGCGGCCGCGCCGGAAACCATCGCCGCCATCCGCGACAATCCGGCGGGCTTCTACGTCAACGTCCACAACGCCGATCATCCGGGGGGCGCGGTGCGCGGCCAGGTCCTCGGCGACGGGCCCTCTCGGAGGGCCATCGCCGGCACCATGCGCGGCTTCCGCCAGGTCGATGACGCCGGCGACCCGGACGGCGAGGGCTTCGGCGCCGTGGTCTTCGACGACCACGCGGCTCACTACTTCCTGGCCGTCGCCAACGTCGACGCCCCCTCGGCGGCCCACATCCACGCCGGCACCGCCGATCAGAACCGGCCGATCGCGATCGGCTTCGACGCCCAGTTCGAGGGCGGCATCGCGGTCGGCTCGGTCGCGGTCGACGAGGAGATCGAGGCGGCGATCCTGGCCCGCCCCGAGGACTACTACCTCAACGTCCACAGCCCCGACTACCCCAACGGCGCGGTGCGCGGCCAGCTGCGAGCCACCGAGAGCCTGCTCATCCTGCCGGTCGCGTCGCGGGTGATGGGCCAAGCGGGGAGCAACTGGCGCACCGACCTCCGCGTCTTCAACCTCGCGGACGAGGATGCCTCGGTGTGGGCGGAGTGGTACCCATCGAGCGCGGGGGGCATGACCGGGCCCGACGTGACGGTCGAGCTGGGCGTCGGTGGCGCCAGCACGGCAGTCATCGATGACTCGGTGGCGACGCTGTTCGGGGCCGACGGAAACGGCGCCATGCGGCTGCTCGCGCCGGAGTCGCTGGCCGCGGCCTCGAGGATCTTCAACGACCAGCGCGGCAACCCCCAGATCGGCGGCACCTTCGGCCAGTACGCACCGGCGGTGAGGCCCGATGAGCTGCGGGGCTCGGGCGCCCTGCTGCTCGGCGCCAGCCGGCCGGCGTCGTCCGGGGAGGGCTGGCGCAGCAACGTCGGCTACTTCAACCCGTCTCCGGTCGAGGTCGCCGCGACCTTCAGCGTGTGGAGCGTCGACGGCCGCCTGCTCGGCGCCAACGACCTCATCCTCGCGCCCTACGCCAACGAGGTCAGAGGCGTCTTCCAGCTCGTCCCCTCGGTGCCCCAGTCGGAGCGGACCCGCGACGACCTGGTCGTGACCTTCACCGCCGCGCGGCCGATCGCGGCCTACATGTCGGTGGTCGACAACGTCACCAACGATGCGGTCTACGTCAGCCCTGCCCCGGCGCCCTCGGTGATCATCGGGGCGCGGGGCGGCCCGCCGGTCAACCGGCCGCCTGAGGGCACCATCGTCCAGCCGGCCGGCAGCGTGACCATCAACGAGGACGACTCGGTGGTCTTCACCGGCTCCGCCACCGACCCTGACGGCGACACCATGACCTACCTCTGGGACTTCGGCGACGACGTCAGCTCGACCGAGCTGTCGCCGGGCCCCCACACCTACACCGCCTCCGGCACCTACACCGTGACCTTCACGGTCACCGACTCGCAAGGCCTGGCCGACCCCAGCCCGGACACCCGCACCGTGGTCGTCGAAGGCGGCGGCGGCGGCGCCACCTTCAGCCAGGTGCAGAGCCAGATCTTCACGGCCAGCTGCGCCTTCGCGGGCTGCCATGGCGGCTCCTCGCCGGCGCAGGGCATGAACCTTTCCGCCGGCGCCGCCTACGGCAACATCGTCAACGTGCCGTCGAACGAGCGGCCGACCCTCGACCGGATCGAGCCGAACAGCCCGGCGGCGAGCTACCTCTTCCTCAAGGTGACCGGCGACCCCTCGATCGCCGGGTCGCGGATGCCGCTCGGCGGGCCGCCCCTGTCGGCCACGCTGATCGACCTGCTGCGCGACTGGATCGAGCGTGGGGCGCCCGACGACTGA
- a CDS encoding manganese efflux pump MntP family protein yields MSWLVLLGVAIGLAMDALAAAIAVSVSLRSVSRRQVLRLAWHFGLFQAVMPIVGWLAGVSVVAWIASWDHWCAFALLAFVGLRAIRSGARGGEPGASLQDPTRGASLVVLSLATSLDALAAGLSFAALGVRVWVPSLVIGGTAGALTAIGMVFGSRLGRSFGAWAEVAGGVVLIGIGLLIVLEHT; encoded by the coding sequence TTGAGCTGGCTGGTGCTGCTCGGGGTGGCGATCGGGCTGGCGATGGACGCGCTTGCGGCGGCGATCGCGGTCAGCGTCTCGCTGCGCTCGGTGAGCCGGCGCCAGGTCCTGCGGCTGGCGTGGCACTTCGGCCTGTTCCAGGCCGTGATGCCGATCGTCGGCTGGCTGGCCGGGGTATCGGTCGTGGCGTGGATCGCGTCGTGGGACCACTGGTGCGCCTTCGCCCTGCTGGCGTTCGTCGGCCTGCGGGCGATCCGGTCGGGAGCTCGGGGCGGGGAGCCGGGCGCATCGCTGCAGGACCCGACCCGGGGCGCCTCGCTGGTCGTCCTGTCGCTCGCCACCAGCCTCGACGCGCTGGCGGCGGGGCTGAGCTTCGCGGCGCTCGGCGTGCGGGTGTGGGTGCCGAGCCTGGTGATCGGCGGCACCGCGGGGGCGCTGACCGCGATCGGCATGGTCTTCGGCAGCCGCCTCGGGCGCAGCTTCGGCGCCTGGGCCGAGGTGGCCGGCGGGGTGGTGCTGATCGGGATCGGGCTGCTGATCGTGCTCGAGCACACGTAG
- a CDS encoding alpha/beta hydrolase, translated as MTVAVPDVERDDLELEVGGVLLAARRLRPAGSAAAAATLVLLHEGLGCVDAWRSFPERLVRATGLPALLYDRRGYGRSAALDRPWGADYLHRAALDELPAVLAACAIERPLLLGHSDGGTIALLYAAHHEPVAIVAEAAHAFVEEAARAGIRRTVRRWETGDLRPRLERLHGAQTERVFRSWADTWLAPWFDGWSIAGELAAVRCPALLLQGADDEYATPGHLTEIASRVSGPVQAVLLDGCGHAPHHEAPGAVTDLVARWIASRQAPLPGARRAARSAG; from the coding sequence ATGACCGTGGCGGTGCCGGACGTGGAGCGCGACGACCTCGAGCTCGAGGTCGGCGGGGTGCTCCTGGCGGCGCGGCGGCTGCGGCCGGCCGGTTCCGCTGCGGCCGCGGCGACCCTGGTCTTGCTCCACGAGGGGCTCGGTTGCGTCGACGCCTGGCGGTCCTTCCCGGAGCGCCTGGTGCGAGCCACCGGCCTGCCGGCGCTGCTCTACGACCGGCGGGGATATGGCCGCTCCGCCGCCCTCGACCGGCCGTGGGGTGCCGACTACCTGCACCGCGCGGCCCTCGACGAGCTGCCGGCGGTGCTGGCGGCCTGCGCGATCGAGCGGCCGCTGCTGCTCGGGCACTCGGACGGGGGCACCATCGCCTTGTTGTACGCGGCCCACCACGAGCCGGTCGCGATCGTCGCCGAGGCGGCGCACGCGTTCGTCGAGGAGGCGGCGCGCGCCGGCATCCGGCGCACGGTGCGCCGTTGGGAGACCGGCGATCTGCGGCCTCGACTCGAGCGGCTGCACGGGGCGCAGACGGAGCGCGTCTTCCGGAGCTGGGCCGACACCTGGCTCGCCCCGTGGTTCGACGGTTGGAGCATCGCCGGCGAACTGGCGGCCGTCCGCTGCCCGGCCCTGCTGTTGCAGGGTGCCGACGACGAGTACGCGACCCCCGGGCACCTCACCGAGATCGCGTCGAGGGTGTCGGGCCCGGTTCAGGCGGTCCTGCTCGACGGCTGCGGCCACGCCCCGCACCACGAGGCGCCCGGAGCCGTGACCGACCTCGTCGCCCGGTGGATCGCGAGCCGGCAGGCCCCGCTGCCCGGCGCGCGTCGGGCAGCGCGGAGCGCCGGATGA
- a CDS encoding metal-dependent transcriptional regulator, with the protein MGDYEKVWREFERNEVTHSVAHYLLAVAALGKSGREPRAVDVARALDVSRAAVSLQVRTLRESGLVDVTDDHRIHLTRTGADLVARIASKREVVRLFLAEVLGVDPETAERDACKIEHLISEQSGAALVRFIGCLRADESSLAELIRRTRAAAAAGGDGAGEGP; encoded by the coding sequence ATGGGCGACTACGAGAAGGTCTGGCGGGAGTTCGAGCGCAACGAGGTCACTCACTCGGTGGCCCACTACCTGCTGGCGGTGGCCGCACTCGGCAAGTCGGGCCGGGAGCCGCGCGCGGTCGACGTCGCGCGTGCCCTCGACGTGTCGCGCGCCGCGGTGTCGCTGCAGGTGAGGACGCTGCGCGAGAGCGGCCTGGTCGACGTCACCGACGACCACCGCATTCACCTCACGCGAACCGGCGCCGACCTGGTGGCCCGGATCGCGTCCAAGCGCGAGGTCGTCCGGCTGTTCCTCGCCGAGGTGCTGGGCGTCGACCCCGAGACCGCGGAGCGCGACGCCTGCAAGATCGAGCACCTGATCTCCGAGCAGTCGGGAGCGGCCCTGGTCCGCTTCATCGGCTGCCTGCGCGCCGATGAGTCGTCGCTGGCCGAGCTGATCCGCCGCACCCGCGCCGCGGCGGCCGCGGGCGGGGACGGCGCGGGCGAGGGCCCGTAG
- a CDS encoding methylmalonyl-CoA mutase family protein: MSARDISTAWPPDPRGEFPAASVEDWREAAAQSLAGRRLDDLTVEHCPGVAVRPLYTEQDLPALSGGPGRTPFARGTGATAHPAAGWRACQRCDHPDPAEAGRWVAEAARRDVSCAWLVFDAAARRGLDAADPASAALAVDGVVTSSAADLGPVLEAIAAAGTAVHLDGGGNGIALAAAAAAARQLRGAPAGALDGSLGWDPLAALASDGALPYGLERSLDLLADVVSWTVRHGPALHAVRVSTLPYHMAGASAVQELACAIATGVEYLRRTTAAGVELEAACRRLGFLAPIGRDLPIEIAKLRALRVMWARVVEASGGSEQAQAATVHAVTSPRCLTRRDPWVNMLRATVGAFAGIAGGADILTVLPFDGAIGLPDSFGRRIAANLHTILREESHLGRVADPAGGSYAIERLTRDLADAGWAAFQAIERSGGIAAALLGGGLRRELAESARRRDEELRSGRSPITGVTSHPDPAERPLERPVATRADVSVRAAAAAGGAPGAGLAAALEAVARAADAARGDGSVLESAIAALAAGASVGAVAAAVRGAGEPAAIPPLPAARDAAAFEDLRGPGLSPEAGGG; encoded by the coding sequence GTGAGCGCCCGCGACATCTCCACTGCATGGCCTCCCGACCCGCGCGGGGAGTTCCCGGCGGCGTCGGTCGAGGACTGGCGGGAGGCAGCCGCGCAGAGCCTCGCCGGCCGGCGCCTCGACGACCTCACCGTGGAGCACTGCCCGGGCGTCGCGGTGCGGCCCCTCTACACCGAGCAGGACCTTCCGGCGCTGTCCGGAGGGCCCGGCCGCACGCCCTTCGCCCGCGGCACCGGCGCGACGGCCCACCCTGCGGCCGGGTGGCGGGCCTGCCAGCGCTGCGACCATCCCGACCCGGCCGAGGCCGGGCGCTGGGTCGCGGAGGCGGCCCGGCGCGACGTCTCCTGCGCGTGGCTGGTCTTCGATGCCGCGGCCCGCCGCGGTCTCGACGCCGCCGACCCGGCGTCGGCCGCGCTCGCGGTTGACGGCGTGGTGACCTCCTCGGCCGCCGACCTCGGCCCGGTGCTCGAGGCGATCGCCGCTGCCGGGACCGCCGTGCATCTCGACGGCGGCGGCAATGGCATCGCGCTCGCCGCTGCGGCGGCTGCCGCGCGACAGCTCCGGGGCGCGCCGGCCGGCGCGCTCGACGGGTCTCTCGGCTGGGACCCGCTGGCCGCCCTGGCCAGCGACGGCGCGCTGCCGTACGGCCTCGAGCGATCGCTGGACCTGCTGGCCGACGTGGTGTCGTGGACAGTCCGTCACGGGCCCGCCCTGCACGCCGTCCGGGTGTCCACGCTGCCCTACCACATGGCCGGCGCGAGCGCGGTCCAGGAGCTGGCCTGCGCCATCGCCACCGGCGTCGAGTACCTGCGCCGCACGACGGCGGCCGGGGTCGAGCTCGAAGCGGCCTGCCGCCGGCTCGGCTTCCTCGCCCCGATCGGCCGCGACCTGCCGATCGAGATCGCCAAGCTGCGCGCCCTGCGCGTGATGTGGGCGCGGGTGGTGGAGGCGTCGGGCGGCAGTGAGCAGGCGCAGGCGGCCACGGTCCACGCCGTGACCTCGCCGCGCTGCCTGACCCGGCGCGATCCCTGGGTCAACATGCTGCGGGCCACCGTCGGCGCCTTCGCCGGGATCGCCGGCGGCGCCGACATCCTGACCGTGCTGCCGTTCGACGGCGCGATCGGGCTTCCCGACAGCTTCGGCCGGCGCATCGCCGCCAACCTCCACACGATCCTGCGCGAGGAGAGCCACCTCGGGCGGGTGGCCGACCCCGCGGGCGGCAGCTACGCGATCGAGCGGCTGACTCGGGACCTGGCCGACGCCGGGTGGGCGGCGTTTCAGGCGATCGAGCGTTCGGGCGGCATCGCTGCCGCGCTGCTCGGCGGCGGGCTGCGGCGCGAGCTCGCGGAGTCCGCGCGCCGCCGGGACGAGGAGCTGCGCAGCGGCCGATCGCCGATCACCGGCGTCACCTCCCACCCCGACCCTGCCGAGCGGCCGCTCGAGCGGCCGGTGGCCACGCGAGCGGACGTCTCTGTCCGCGCCGCCGCTGCCGCCGGAGGCGCACCTGGCGCCGGCCTCGCGGCGGCGCTCGAGGCGGTCGCGCGGGCCGCCGACGCCGCCCGCGGCGACGGATCGGTACTGGAGTCGGCGATCGCTGCGCTGGCCGCGGGCGCGAGCGTCGGCGCGGTCGCCGCGGCGGTTCGCGGCGCCGGCGAGCCGGCCGCAATCCCGCCCCTGCCCGCGGCCCGGGACGCGGCGGCCTTCGAGGACTTGCGCGGGCCGGGCCTTTCGCCGGAGGCCGGCGGTGGCTGA
- the scpA gene encoding methylmalonyl-CoA mutase: protein MKLPDFTALPLRSDGGASAREHWLKAAARELGGPPGRDGWETPEGIVIRPVYGPGDVAGVAHLGGLPGLPPFVRGPYPTMYASRPWTIRQYAGFSTAEDSNAFYRRNLAAGQHGLSIAFDLPTHRGYDSDNPRVRGDVGMAGVAIDSIEDMRVLFDGIPLDQVSVSMTMNGAVLPVMALYIVAAEEQGVPPELLTGTIQNDILKEFMVRNTYIYPPGPSMRIVADVFRFTAHRMPRFNSISVSGYHMQEAGATLDLELGYTLANGVEYVRAGIAAGLDIDGFAPRISFFFAVGMNVLLEIAKLRAARLLWATLMRRLGATDPRSLALRTHCQTSGWSLTAQDPFNNVARTCLEALAAAMGHTQSLHTNSFDEALALPTDFSARIARSTQQLLQEESGICRTADIWGGSWAMERLTHDLAVRAWQHICEVEELGGMAKATADGLPKLRIEEAAARTQARIDSGRQAIVGVNRHRTEGEPEIEVLRVDNSAVLKAQLERLSRLRTTRDRRAVTAALAALTACAASGDGNLLALSVDAARAGATVGEMSDALELVFGRHRASTRTITGVYAAEVGDDRGEVSKARRMADDLAKREGRRPRILVAKVGQDGHDRGQKVIATAFADLGFDVDVGPMFTTPEETARQAVENDVHVVGVSSLAAGHLTLVPQLAQELAKLGRSDILIVVGGVIPPQDHEPLKAAGAALIFGPGTVIAAAAIDLLGELERRLGHPCS, encoded by the coding sequence ATGAAGCTCCCCGACTTCACGGCGCTACCGCTGCGCAGCGACGGCGGCGCTTCAGCTCGGGAGCACTGGCTGAAGGCGGCCGCGCGCGAGCTTGGCGGGCCGCCCGGGCGCGACGGGTGGGAGACGCCCGAAGGCATCGTGATCCGGCCCGTGTACGGCCCCGGGGACGTCGCCGGCGTCGCCCACCTGGGCGGCCTGCCCGGCCTGCCGCCGTTCGTGCGCGGACCCTACCCGACGATGTATGCGAGCCGGCCCTGGACGATCCGCCAGTACGCGGGCTTCTCGACCGCGGAGGACTCCAACGCGTTCTACCGGCGCAACCTGGCCGCCGGCCAGCACGGCCTGTCGATCGCCTTCGATCTCCCCACCCATCGCGGCTACGACTCCGACAACCCGCGGGTCCGCGGCGATGTCGGCATGGCGGGGGTGGCGATCGACTCGATCGAGGACATGCGGGTCCTGTTCGACGGCATCCCGCTCGACCAGGTCTCGGTGTCGATGACCATGAACGGGGCGGTGCTGCCGGTCATGGCGCTCTACATCGTCGCCGCGGAGGAGCAGGGCGTGCCGCCTGAGCTCCTCACCGGCACCATCCAGAACGACATCCTCAAGGAGTTCATGGTCCGCAACACGTACATCTACCCGCCGGGGCCGTCGATGCGGATCGTCGCCGATGTCTTCCGGTTCACGGCGCACCGGATGCCGCGATTCAACTCGATCTCGGTCTCCGGCTACCACATGCAGGAGGCGGGCGCGACCCTCGACCTCGAGCTCGGCTACACGCTCGCGAACGGCGTCGAGTACGTGCGCGCCGGGATCGCCGCCGGCCTCGACATCGACGGCTTCGCGCCCCGCATCTCGTTCTTCTTCGCCGTCGGCATGAACGTGCTGCTCGAGATCGCCAAGCTGCGCGCCGCGCGCCTGCTCTGGGCCACCCTGATGCGGCGCCTCGGCGCCACCGACCCGCGGTCGCTCGCCCTGCGCACGCACTGCCAGACCTCAGGCTGGAGCCTGACCGCCCAGGACCCGTTCAACAACGTCGCGCGGACCTGCCTCGAGGCGCTCGCGGCCGCGATGGGCCACACCCAGTCGCTGCACACCAACTCGTTCGACGAGGCGCTCGCGCTGCCCACCGACTTCTCGGCCCGGATCGCCCGCTCGACCCAGCAGCTGCTCCAGGAGGAGTCGGGCATCTGCCGCACCGCCGACATCTGGGGCGGCTCGTGGGCAATGGAGAGGCTGACCCACGACCTCGCCGTGCGCGCCTGGCAGCACATCTGCGAGGTCGAGGAGCTCGGCGGCATGGCGAAGGCGACCGCCGACGGGCTGCCGAAGCTGCGCATCGAGGAGGCCGCGGCCCGCACCCAGGCGCGCATCGACTCCGGGCGCCAGGCCATCGTCGGCGTCAACCGCCACCGGACCGAGGGCGAGCCCGAGATCGAGGTCCTGCGCGTCGACAACAGCGCGGTCTTGAAGGCGCAGCTCGAGCGGCTCTCGCGCCTGCGCACGACCCGCGATCGGCGAGCCGTGACCGCCGCGCTCGCCGCCCTCACCGCCTGCGCCGCGTCCGGCGACGGCAACCTGCTCGCGCTGTCGGTGGACGCTGCCCGTGCCGGTGCGACGGTCGGCGAGATGTCGGACGCGCTCGAGCTCGTGTTCGGTCGCCACCGCGCCTCCACCCGGACCATCACGGGCGTGTATGCTGCCGAGGTGGGCGACGATCGCGGCGAGGTGTCGAAGGCGCGGCGGATGGCGGACGACCTCGCCAAGCGCGAGGGCCGCCGGCCGCGGATCCTGGTCGCCAAGGTCGGCCAGGACGGCCACGACCGCGGCCAGAAGGTGATCGCCACCGCCTTCGCCGACCTCGGCTTCGACGTCGACGTCGGGCCGATGTTCACGACGCCGGAGGAGACCGCCCGCCAAGCGGTCGAGAACGACGTCCACGTCGTCGGCGTCAGCTCGCTCGCCGCCGGCCACCTGACCCTGGTGCCGCAGCTCGCGCAGGAGCTCGCGAAGCTCGGCCGCAGCGACATCCTGATCGTGGTCGGCGGCGTCATCCCGCCCCAGGACCACGAGCCGCTGAAGGCCGCCGGCGCGGCGTTGATCTTCGGTCCCGGCACCGTGATCGCGGCCGCCGCGATCGACCTGCTAGGGGAGCTCGAGCGCCGCCTCGGGCACCCCTGCTCGTAG
- the meaB gene encoding methylmalonyl Co-A mutase-associated GTPase MeaB encodes MAHQLTVDEYVSGVLSRDRAVLGQAITLVESSSPRHRALAQRVLTALLPHTGASRRIGISGVPGVGKSTFIETFGCRLVEAGHRVAVLAVDPSSSVTRGSILGDKTRMALLAAADAAFVRPSPTGGELGGVARKTRESILLCEAGGFDVVLVETVGVGQSEIMVAEMVDCFVLLELAGAGDELQGIKRGILELADIIAIHKADGDNLARAERARAELERALHILRPAAGDGEWVPRAVLASSLTGLGLDEIWRLIEEHRRRLEERGLLDERRRQQRLDWMWSLVDQGLLAAVREHPAVAAMVGRLEAEVLDGQATPSSAASAILEAFGVGKVSGVGD; translated from the coding sequence GTGGCACACCAGCTGACCGTCGACGAGTACGTGAGCGGCGTGCTGAGCCGTGACCGCGCCGTGCTCGGTCAGGCGATCACCCTGGTCGAGTCCTCGAGCCCGCGCCACCGGGCGCTCGCGCAGCGGGTGCTCACCGCCCTGCTCCCCCACACCGGCGCCTCCCGCCGGATCGGCATCTCGGGGGTGCCCGGCGTCGGCAAGAGCACCTTCATCGAGACCTTCGGCTGCCGTCTGGTCGAGGCCGGCCACCGGGTCGCGGTGCTCGCCGTCGACCCCAGCTCGTCGGTGACCCGCGGCAGCATCCTCGGCGACAAGACACGGATGGCGCTCCTCGCGGCCGCCGACGCGGCCTTCGTCAGGCCGTCGCCGACCGGCGGTGAGCTCGGCGGCGTCGCCCGCAAGACCCGCGAGTCGATCCTCCTCTGCGAGGCCGGGGGCTTCGACGTCGTCCTGGTCGAGACGGTGGGCGTCGGCCAGTCGGAGATTATGGTCGCCGAGATGGTCGACTGCTTCGTGCTGCTCGAGCTCGCCGGCGCCGGCGACGAGCTGCAGGGCATCAAGCGCGGCATCCTCGAGCTCGCCGACATCATCGCCATCCACAAGGCGGACGGCGACAACCTGGCGCGGGCCGAGCGGGCGCGGGCCGAGCTCGAGCGTGCCCTGCACATCCTGCGGCCTGCCGCCGGTGACGGCGAGTGGGTCCCGCGGGCGGTGCTCGCGAGCAGCCTCACCGGCCTCGGCCTCGACGAGATCTGGCGGCTGATCGAGGAGCACCGACGCCGGCTCGAGGAGCGCGGCCTGCTCGACGAGCGGCGACGGCAGCAACGTCTGGACTGGATGTGGTCGCTGGTCGACCAGGGCCTGCTCGCCGCGGTCCGCGAGCACCCCGCGGTCGCGGCCATGGTGGGCCGCCTCGAGGCCGAGGTCCTCGACGGCCAGGCGACCCCGAGCTCCGCCGCCTCCGCGATCCTCGAGGCGTTCGGCGTGGGGAAGGTGTCAGGGGTTGGGGATTAG
- a CDS encoding iron ABC transporter permease, whose product MSAARRLLLLAVGAAAVAVVVPFIGIEALPLSVLRDPGGGSVASVIFWQIRVPRVVAAVLAGGGLAIAGAAFQALFRNPLATPYTLGVASGAAFGVALATRLGLAVAVLGIATDTLAALAGALVAVSVVWLLTRVRPATSSMVLLLAGVAMSFFFSSLILLLQYTASLGDSYQIVRWLMGGLAGVGPREVLHLLPFVAAGVAVLGWRARELDLLSIGADLAASRGVDVGRQRTVIFLAASVMVGGVVAACGPIGFVGMMAPHICRLLLGAEHRHLLPASCLFGGAFLAACDTAARLVLAPAELPVGVITSLLGGPFFLWLLLRRVVGRDAAG is encoded by the coding sequence GTGAGCGCCGCTCGCCGGCTGCTGCTGCTGGCCGTCGGCGCCGCCGCCGTCGCCGTGGTCGTGCCGTTCATCGGCATCGAGGCGCTGCCGCTGAGCGTGCTCCGAGACCCGGGCGGAGGCAGCGTCGCGTCGGTGATCTTCTGGCAGATCCGCGTGCCGCGGGTGGTGGCGGCGGTGCTGGCCGGCGGCGGGCTTGCGATCGCCGGGGCGGCGTTCCAGGCGCTGTTCCGCAACCCGCTGGCGACGCCCTACACCCTCGGCGTGGCCTCGGGGGCGGCCTTCGGCGTCGCCCTGGCGACCCGCCTCGGGCTGGCGGTGGCGGTGCTCGGGATCGCGACCGACACCCTGGCCGCGCTGGCCGGTGCGCTGGTCGCGGTGTCGGTGGTGTGGCTGCTGACCCGGGTGCGGCCGGCGACCTCGTCGATGGTCCTGCTGCTCGCCGGTGTCGCCATGAGCTTCTTCTTCTCGAGCCTGATCCTGCTCCTGCAGTACACCGCGTCGCTCGGCGACTCCTACCAGATCGTGCGCTGGCTGATGGGCGGCCTCGCCGGCGTCGGCCCGCGCGAGGTCCTCCACCTGTTGCCTTTCGTGGCCGCCGGGGTCGCCGTCCTCGGCTGGCGGGCACGTGAGCTCGACCTGCTGTCGATCGGGGCGGATCTCGCGGCAAGCCGTGGCGTCGACGTCGGCCGCCAGCGCACCGTGATCTTCCTGGCGGCGTCGGTGATGGTCGGCGGGGTGGTGGCGGCGTGCGGCCCGATCGGCTTCGTCGGCATGATGGCGCCCCACATCTGCCGGCTTCTGCTGGGCGCAGAGCACCGCCACCTGCTGCCCGCCTCCTGCCTGTTCGGGGGCGCCTTCCTGGCCGCCTGCGACACCGCCGCCCGGCTGGTGCTGGCCCCCGCCGAGCTGCCGGTGGGCGTGATCACGTCCTTGCTCGGCGGTCCGTTCTTCCTCTGGCTGCTGCTGCGGCGGGTGGTCGGTCGCGACGCGGCGGGGTAG
- a CDS encoding ABC transporter ATP-binding protein, which yields MSRPALEVTGVAVEIDGSRILDEVSVTVVPGQLLSLIGPNGAGKSTLIRCLAGLISPSEGDVLLDGRSLGGLSRRAIARSISYVPQADARSLPFAVRAFVEMGRYPHLGPWSALSAADVEAVDAALAQTDTVHLSARSMESLSGGERQRVLIAAALAQGGRILLLDEPTTFLDYRHQMWIVELLERLHRDQGLTVVTATHDLNWALAVSDAVLALRDGAVAYRGATAALFDAGRLEQIYGTRFDLVESGGRPVPLVVPARNGR from the coding sequence GTGAGCCGGCCCGCGCTCGAAGTCACGGGCGTCGCCGTCGAGATCGACGGCAGCCGGATCCTGGACGAGGTGTCGGTGACGGTCGTGCCGGGCCAGCTCCTGTCGCTGATCGGGCCCAACGGCGCCGGCAAGTCGACCCTGATCCGCTGCCTGGCCGGCCTGATCTCGCCGAGCGAAGGCGACGTCCTGCTCGACGGGCGATCGCTCGGCGGGCTGTCGCGGCGCGCCATCGCGCGATCGATCAGCTACGTGCCGCAGGCGGACGCGCGCTCGCTGCCGTTCGCGGTGCGCGCCTTCGTCGAGATGGGGCGCTACCCGCACCTCGGACCGTGGTCCGCCCTCTCCGCCGCCGACGTAGAGGCCGTGGACGCCGCGCTCGCGCAGACCGACACCGTCCACCTGTCGGCGCGGTCGATGGAGTCGCTGTCGGGCGGCGAGCGGCAGCGGGTGCTGATCGCCGCCGCTCTCGCGCAGGGGGGCCGGATCCTCCTGCTCGACGAGCCGACGACCTTCCTCGACTACCGGCACCAGATGTGGATCGTCGAGCTGCTGGAGCGGCTGCACCGCGACCAGGGGCTGACCGTGGTGACGGCGACCCACGATCTCAACTGGGCGCTGGCGGTGTCCGACGCGGTGCTCGCGCTGCGCGACGGCGCCGTGGCCTACCGGGGCGCGACGGCGGCCCTGTTCGACGCCGGCCGCCTCGAGCAGATCTACGGCACCCGATTCGACCTGGTGGAGTCCGGCGGCCGACCGGTGCCGCTGGTGGTGCCGGCGAGGAACGGTAGGTGA